In one Balaenoptera musculus isolate JJ_BM4_2016_0621 chromosome 20, mBalMus1.pri.v3, whole genome shotgun sequence genomic region, the following are encoded:
- the ALDOC gene encoding fructose-bisphosphate aldolase C has protein sequence MPHSYPALSAEQKKELSDIALRIVAPGKGILAADESVGSMAKRLSQIGVENTEENRRLYRQVLFSADDRVKKCIGGVIFFHETLYQKDDNGVLFVRTIQDKGIVVGIKVDKGVVPLAGTDGETTTQGLDGLSERCAQYKKDGADFAKWRCVLKISERTPSALAILENANVLARYASICQQNGIVPIVEPEILPDGDHDLKRCQYVTEKVLAAVLKALSDHHVYLEGTLLKPNMVTPGHACPIKYSPEEIAMATVTALRRTVPPAIPGVTFLSGGQSEEEASLNLNAINQCPLPRPWALTFSYGRALQASALNTWRGQRDNAGAATEEFIKRAEVNGLAAQGKYEGSGEDGGAAAQSLYVANHAY, from the exons ATGCCCCACTCGTACCCAGCCCTTTCTGCTGAGCAGAAAAAGGAGTTGTCTGACATTGCCCTCCGGATTGTGGCCCCAGGCAAAGGCATTCTGGCCGCAGATGAGTCTGTAG GCAGCATGGCCAAGCGGCTGAGCCAAATTGGGGTGGAGAACACAGAGGAGAACCGCCGGTTGTACCGTCAGGTCCTGTTCAGTGCCGATGACCGTGTGAAGAAGTGCATTGGAGGTGTCATATTCTTCCATGAGACACTCTACCAGAAAGATGATAATGGTGTCCTCTTCGTCCGTACCATCCAGGATAAGGGCATTGTCGTGGGCATCAAG GTTGACAAGGGTGTAGTGCCTCTAGCCGGGACTGATGGAGAAACCACCACTCAAG GGCTGGATGGGCTCTCGGAACGCTGTGCCCAGTACAAGAAGGATGGCGCCGACTTCGCCAAGTGGCGCTGCGTGCTGAAAATCAGTGAACGCACACCCTCAGCACTTGCCATTCTGGAGAATGCCAACGTGCTGGCCCGCTATGCCAGCATCTGCCAGCAG AATGGGATTGTGCCTATTGTGGAACCTGAGATCCTGCCTGATGGAGACCATGACCTCAAACGTTGCCAGTATGTTACAGAGAAG GTCCTGGCTGCGGTGTTAAAGGCCCTGAGTGACCATCACGTGTACCTGGAGGGGACCCTGCTCAAGCCCAACATGGTGACCCCTGGCCATGCCTGTCCCATTAAGTATAGCCCAGAGGAGATCGCCATGGCAACTGTCACTGCCCTGCGTCGCACTGTGCCCCCAGCTATCCCAG GAGTGACCTTTCTGTCTGGGGGTCAGAGTGAAGAGGAGGCATCTCTCAACCTCAATGCTATCAACCAATGCCCCCTTCCCCGGCCCTGGGCCCTCACCTTCTCCTATGGGCGTGCCCTGCAGGCCTCTGCACTCAACACCTGGCGAGGGCAACGGGATAATGCTGGGGCCGCCACTGAGGAGTTCATCAAGCGGGCCGAG GTGAATGGCCTTGCGGCCCAGGGCAAGTATGAAGGCAGCGGAGAAGATGGTGGAGCGGCAGCACAATCCCTCTACGTTGCCAACCACGCCTACTGA